In Paralichthys olivaceus isolate ysfri-2021 chromosome 12, ASM2471397v2, whole genome shotgun sequence, the genomic window GACTTCGGCACAGCTTGTGATATTCAAACGTACATGACCAACAATAAAGGCAGTGCAGCGTGGATGGCACCGGAGGTCTTTGAAGGTGAGACACAAGCACGACGGTCACTTCTCGTTGCAGAGCTCCAGCCGAGAGCCGCTCAGATCAGCAGTGACTTGTACAGATTTGCCTGTGTGGTTTGTCTgagtactccagcttcctctcgcagtccaaacacatgcagctctGTAGAAAGGAAGCATAGTCatcttcagacatgaactcgTCTGGACTTTttccggagtttgcctttcacacatgcacaacgcagcaggagactcTCCgctcagacgcattcacaacaacacagaaatctctgcagcattcaggtgaggggtggtacAGCAGGCCGAGGCAGGACATCATGTATCAgttgagatcacatgtttttgtttagagCAGCATTAGATTTTAATATCAAAAGCACGTTTtaattgtatagcccatattcacaaatcacaatttgtctcatagggctttaacaaggtgtgacatcctctgcccttaaccctcaacaagaggaaggaaaaacaaaacttaagAAACCTGACAGGAGAAAACCAAacttagaaacctcagagagagccacatgtgagggatccctctcctaGGACgaacagaagtgcaatagagaACGTcggaaaaataagagtatttacagcattggtaaACAGTTTGTGGCATGATGGATGTGTTCTCACATCACTTTCTGCTGACTGGACTTGACAGAGAGGAGTTGGAATTTTGAGCCACTCATTGATCTTGCATTCTGTTAAAATAACACCTGTTTAATCAACGAACTGTTCCCTTCGTTTTGTGGCTGATGCTCTGAAACAGTAAAcgctgtgttgatgtgtgttccTCAGGCAGCAACTACAGTGAAAAGTGTGACGTGTTCAGTTGGGGTATTATCCTGTGGGAGGTCATCACACGCAAGAAGCCCTTTGATGAGATTGGTGGCTCTGCATTTTGTATAATGTGGGCGGTCCACAGAGGTGAGTGGAATCCTAACACTGACTCAGGTTGTGTGTCAAATGTGATAAATGGCCGCAGAACGTCGAATCATGAAGTTGAGCcccaaccttcactcaggagcaaaaaatAAGCCATTAAACTTAAAATTATAATGTGACAAGTTGTGTAATAATTATCGAATGattaaaaaatgtcttgatATAATGTTTGGCCATATCATCCAGTCCTGATACTCTTCAGATCCTCATCATGTCAAAGTAGGTTTGACTCGCAGTGTATTGTATTGCGATGGTTACATTCTTATCTTCTTACCACTCGGTCCCAGGTACACGGCCCCCTCTCATTAAATACCTCCCAGAACCCATCGAGACTCTGATGACCCGCTGCTGGGACAAAGAGCCCAGCCAGAGACCGTctatggaggaggtggagaacacCATGAGCCATCTCATGAAGGTACCAGAAAGGCACTTAGTTACTCTTTAGACTTCGTGGACTACCTTCGCTACTTTCCGTAGGAGAGAGCGTCCAGTGCTTCATGTCTGATTTGCGAACAAACACAGGACTGAAACCGGCTGACATGAGGCAAAATGCAAATATGATGCAATGATGTCATGAATGTAGTTACTTCTCTGTTGTGGTTGCAGTTTTCAACTCAGGCCTCATTTTGACACATTGCCTTCTGTACGCAGGGTTTTGACACTCTCTTTTTTTACACCTGCTAAGCGAGGCTATTCACATCCTGACTCCACATGGGTGTTCGATAGAGAAGGCTCAAGACAGCAGAGAGCTAGCCTCATGTGCAGAGCTTTCCATACTAAGGCTTAAAAACCCACTCTTGAAGATTTTTGACTATATTGTAATAAGAAGGATTGATGGATTTAATGTCCTcaaaccttttcagtttttgggGAAAAAGTCATTGCAGatatatttaatacaatattTCACTCACTGACATTACACTCATTGAACTTATGGTTTTCTGTCACCGTAATAGTGAGTCTGTTTTTCATTGGGTTCAGCTTGTAATGCCTTGGTTTGATGCAAACTAGATGATGTCATCTTTTTCCGTGAGTCCGGACAAAAAAGGGCTGTGTGATATGAGCACGGTCTGGAGCCCTGCTCTATTGCAAAAAGCCAAGGCCGAAGAAACCTACTGCGATAGCAAAGCACACGCTAATCAAGTTAAGCTCAGTTGGGAACAGACAAGGAACTCTGACAGATGATGCCACAGTTTGTTAGCATCACCAGAATCAGTTTTTGGTGAAATATTTATATCTTCTGACACAATGTTGTCCTTTAACAGCAGAGAAGTTATGTCCTACTGAGGTTCGAGAGTGAAGAGTCGTCTTCAGTGTTACAAATGAATCGACAAAACACATGAGGAACTACACTGATTGCACAGAATGTGGACAACTTTATTAGACTGTCTTTTTTTCAGTAAACACTTGCATTAGGAAAATTGTGCAATAAGCATTATTCAACGTTGCAATTTCCTCGTACACACGTACGCTTCTGCCGGAGCGCACCAAAACCAGACTCCACATCTGCaagtgagggaaaaaaaaaaattcagtttgcATAATCTGGTTGAACTTCATATAATTTTTTAATAGCTTGAAGATCCAAACATCACCAAAGAATATGTCATAAAAGAgccaacaaaaataaatggaagGTCGGTTAGTGACAGAATGATTATTTTTTGGTCTGAATGcgtgtgaatgtgtttattacagtcctgcgagggccacacgctgttttttgttctttcagataacttaatatatatatttattgctATTGGGATGTGAAGATAATCTCAACAAATGAGATAAAGTGTTTTTCGAAACAACTTACCTTTAAGTGGTACAGTGAGTCAAATATTTTGATTGATTTACTATTTGGTTATAATGATCAGGTAATCAGCTTACATTGTTCATATCGGGTCTTTTCACACGTTTGGACCTCATTATTTACATACCCTCTGCTGCATGTCCTAATTAGGTGGAGTTGTGATGAGTGACATGTGGTGTTCTCTCAGTATTTCCCAGGTTCTGATGAACCACTGCAGTTGCCTCACCAGTCTTCAGCCAACAGAAGTTCATCAGCCACAAGTTCAGGTAACTATCAGCTCTGCTGCTTTTATCAATACATGAATCTTGAATATCTGTCATCTCAAACTAAACAGATagactcagtgtgtgttgttgcagcCAGAGATAGTGTTTTGATAAATTCCTCTGTGCTGGCAGCAGGTTCATACGCCGACTACACCAACAGTAACAGAAGTGATGACAACGCGGATTACAGAAACTCAGAGGGCAGAGAGGAAACCCTGAAAAGCTTTGAGGCCAAATTTCCACTTCAGTTCAAACCTTTAAAGGTAGTGTAACCTTGAggagtttgttttcttcaacCTCGACTTTATGATTTGaacttttttgtttattctccCTCAGACAGCCACATTGCGCACTGGTCTGTCCAAGGTGTCCAGCGTGGACAGTCAACCAGGACGCTCCCAAAGCCCCACCTACTGCAGCAGCCCTGTAACCACCActagccaatcagagctgaggATGACATTTAGTCCAACAGGTAGGAAGCACCATGAGAAAGACAGAAGCTGATGCTGAAGATGCAGTCAGGCTGACATTTGCTGCACTTCCAGCAttctgacagagagacagatgtttctggaattattagtaAGATTtatccaatattatcattttAGAGAATAAGTCGGGGTACACTCAACATTCTTTAGAAAACGAAACTGTGTGATAAATATCTGCATAAGAAAAAGAttcaatgttttcattgtcatttatagccagcagggggcagagcAGAGACCAGAATGTGGCCTTCTCCTTAACTTGAACATataagtaaacacaaagatgcaAGTAGCTTATAATTGTTTCTTTTTAGAACCATATACTTTTTTAATATAAGCAATACCCGACAGACGTTAAGTAAATAAGAGCTATGAATGCTATGCAAAGTCACTTATGACAAGCCCTACTTATCTGTATCTGCCACATCTCTGGTTACTGTCATCAGCCCTGAGATTCCATACTTACATACATAcaacatattgtgtgtgtgtgtgtgtgtgtgtgtgtgtgtgtgtgtgtgtgtgtgtgtgtgtgtgtgtgtgtgtgtgtgtgtgtgtgtgtgtgtgtgtgtgtgtgtgtgtgtgtgtgtgtgtgtgtctagctaCCAATGGTGTAGACAGCTCCATTCCCATGGCCTACCTGAAGCTGGACTACCAGTTACAGGTAAGTTCAAAATATGTTGTTGTGATAATGACAAAATATTAATatcattgttttatatatacatatatatatttaacctttaactgaagtaaaaaaaaaaatcctatggCAACCTCAGCACTCCCCTATATGTTGCATGGAATTTGCCTCCATGTATGTCGAAAAATTTTACTTTTGGATTTCAGACAGACCTTATGCTCATTGTGTCATAGTAACTTAGTATAAAGACAAATGAGGTAATAGGTTTTTTCATTAACTACAACAGACTATGTTCATAATCAAACTgtgtcattttatatttaaatataagttaGGTCTGCCAATTTAACAAATTGTGaatttgcaaaaaaaatctGTGGGAGAGTTTATTAATatgttcatttttttatatcaatagatgtattaacaataatataaaCAATGTGCTTTTACTGATCGGTCGCCATGCAGTAATGTTCCAATTTTTGTCCTGAAATTCAGGCCGCAAAAACCGACAAAATTTCCTTTCAAAAATGTTCTCCAGTGGCATCTCTTTCCATGCATTCATTGCATTTTGTTCCACACTATTAGTGCATTAATCACTGTGTCTGGGCTTTCAGCCTCTAGCTCCCTGTCCCAACTCCAAAGAGTCCATGGCTGTGTTTGAGCAGCACATCAGGATGGCTCAGGAGTTCCTCAAGGTCCAGTCAGAGATCTCTCACCTTGTCCAGAGGAAGTAAGTCATGTCGCACATCGTGTGTTATCATCTTTGATAGAACTATACAGAATTCATCATAACAGATTTGTTAAAACCGTTCTGGTTATCAACTGGGATGCGATCACCTAAGGGATCTGTGTGCAAGATAGTTTGGTAGTCATGAGCCATTTTCAGACGTGACGTCCAGAGGAAGTCTGAAGAATGGATCCacactttctctggagtttgacGTTCACCCATGCACAACGcaacaggagattctctgcacaAACACTCAAATCTCCGGAGCTTTCAcgtgagcaggcagaggcaggaagaaaCTTATTaagtttgtttacagcacatcgacaccggcATTGGCCCTTGTTACCAAAAACTCTCTTGaaatctttgttggtgtcttctacgaGTAtgtcactgtgtggcattcgaCCACaccacggggttcccctcacgacagccagagacaaaccagtccagCCATTGTGGGTTTAGCATCTCTTTATTAATATAAACGGAAACTTACAAAACATTAACTCAACAGGTCCAGAACTAtctgctggaccttcagcttcacccGTCTCTTCCCAGTGTGTCCTTCTTTCTCCCGAGTGTTCTTCTCcttgaggcagctctgctgcctccttttcaagtctgaggatcaatcagctaactgctctcacctgtgctgattgatcctctgtggtgcaggtgaaggtgctctctccgccccttcacctccacacactgctttttcatttttttcatttttgcactTGTCGCCTgtcagaaacatcatcaacacacccactcgctcgcatgtgaatcctgcggaggatctcctgctgtgttcttacatCAACTCCTTCAGATATTCTGCAGTCTTTATACTAAGGGACTGGCAGGGGGAGTATGCAAAAAGTCTGGGGGCTCTCATTCTGGCATTTGCGTTCACACGTACAGAGAATGTTTGGAGgttctggagttcagtgcatatctgaaagtaATTTAAGGGATTTACAGTGTCTGGCTCATATGAATGCTTTCATGGAtgtgcttttaatgtgaaggcACCAATAAGATACATGGGACAGCTCAGCCGTCCAGTGGCACGAGGACGTGATgttgtcttctttgtctttgtgaatGATATTATATGGAGATTTAGTCATAGTTATCGTTTAATGGCGTCACACAGCTGTGAATATTTGAGCATATAACTCAGTCGACACTGTGACAGACTGAGTACTCTCATGAGCACAGTTTATCACTGGCCTCTTGTGGTTACTCACTATATAAGTACATTTAATGTCAATATTTGCTTGTCATAATACTACATGTTATATACTTGACACATTATtatcctgtctgtgtgtgtgtgtgtgtacaaaataacAATGCATGGAAGTCAGAAAATGTATAGTTCCACAAATTTTTCCTATAGGACTACAGACACGTGCTAAAGTTTTTATAGATGCAAAAACACTTCCTGATCCTATTGTAGGAATGACAGCATTATGGTTTAATACGATGCTTTAACTTTTGCAACCCATCAGATTAGATTTGCGATCTAAGATCTCATTTCGATTACCCAgtcattcatcatcatttggTATAAATAACATGGCATTATAACAATACAAAAAAGTAAGTACGGCCTAATTAGGGTATATAAAGCGTGTGTGCAGGGTATATGCTTTTAATTGAACTGTGCACAGAGCCAGGCTAGTTCTTtccttatgctaagctaacctaACCATGTTTTGTCATCTCACTGAGAAGAAGAAAGCAAATTGAGACAAATAAGCTTATTTTCTCAACTGTTGAATGAATCCTTGGAGACATGCCTGACATGGATGTTTTACATGTGGAGGCACATTGTCAGTGACAGTGATGGAGTCTGTTAACCTCTGTCCAGACAGGAGCTGATGtcggagctggagctggacCAGGGGGAGCAGCACACTTCATCCGGACTCATCCAGGAGcacaggaagctgctggaggACAACAGCCACCTGTCGGCCTACCACCAGGGCCTGAAGAGCAAACTGACCCTGATGAAGAGTCAGAACCAGCAGCACAGCTAGAACACCCGACACCCTCTGTTTTTACACTGCTCTCTTCTGGACTGccttttctcctcctggagGAAATGAAACGCTTCAACCGAAAGAGAAAAGTAGGGAAGCCCATCATCCTGAGAAAATTAGACCTTTAACTCACCACAAAGCAATGCATCAAGCTAACATGAGAATTAAATCCAAAGCCTAAAGTGCAACTGAAATGTAAGTTGTTTTTTCCATGATAtttgagtgacagctgagaGCTGGTATTGGACAGACCTGTCACCATGTTAAACTAAATGTCTGGTGTTTTTGAACCTGGGTCTTACTCTCATTAATTTTGTTGATTCTGACAACTTGTCAACTTCACAGCTCCACTGTAAAGATTTTTGTAAAACTCAACACCTGGCCAGACATTACAATCTTTGCATGTTATTTCAGACAGTTAGTATTAGTATTTCCattcaaacaattaaaaactaaatgctCATAATTCTAATTCACAATCTTTTGAGGTCATGAGATAAATCAGTTGTTAGAGAAAATGTCAGTATTTACCACGTCCCTCTGGGTCCCTGTCTATTTATTGATGGACTTTGCCGTAAAGTCCAACTCATTTCAGTCTTTACTGTTGGAATGGTACCAATGAGTCTCCACTTTTATTCTGATGGACTCTCATGCAGGTAGAAACAGCTTTAGGTGTCAATGCCTTGTGAGGTTATAAGTGAATTTACCTTTTACCAAGTCAGTTGTAGTttcttgtattttctttttttaattcttgaaAAGTGACTGCAACTGATATTTGTAAATCCTTCTTACTTTTATATATTCTGGTTATCACAGcatttgtattgtgtattataGAAAAAGGAAAGGTGGGGTGGGCTGAATCATGTTACTGTGAATACAAGAGTTCTGCTTCAGACACATGCTGCCTACGAGAAGTAGAAAAGCTTTGTTGAAATGTTATTGTACATAACTGTAGAATAATGAACCTGACAGACTCTTATCTGTTAAcgttctgttttcttttgttcctttttacATATTTCACAGAATTGAATTAACATTATTCTGCACTGCACTGTCTGGGTCAAAGAGATCTACAGCATGTGTTGTAGTCTCAGTCTAGTTTGGTGCTTTCTATGACAGTGCGTACTCTGGCACTCTGATTGTTGTTTAAATGCAGTTGTTCAAACGTTGCCTTAGGGTTGTTCTTGTACAGTTTATTTTCTCACTTCAATTGATTTcataaatacttttatttgaaGTCTAAGAATTCCTGAAACATTTATcctgtgattttaaaatgtacagaCTCTACCTATATGCttttataaagtaaaaaaaaagtgtgaagcATTTTTCTCAgaatgttttgatttaaaaaaactgctgttGTTGCAAAAGGGCTGTTAAAGTTCCACCTGTCAGGacatcatcaatcaatcaatcaaattttatttgtacagcccatattcacaaatcacaatttgtctcatagggcttaaacaaggtgtgacatcctctgtccttaaccctcaaccagaggaaggaaaaactaaacaaaaaacacttgacAGGGGAAAAcaaaacgtagaaacctcagagagagccacatgtgagggatccatctcccaggacggacagaagtgcaatagatcccacgtgtaatggagaacatcagaaaaatagaGTAAGAGTAATtcattacagcattggttagaataaacagtttgtagcatgatggaaggtagatacattgaggagttattgtcagtaatggtagagtacctgagtagacatattgtatatcaagcagtcttgttgaagtcatagtccacgatcagctgccacctcgatcatggtccaccactacgatcagatgccagcccGGTAGAGGATCCGCCATTATGATCACAAACTCTGATTTGCAATCctccatcataatccacgatgtGGCCGCAGTTGAGATTAACACTATAAGCAGGGCTTTATTTCACTGAGGTAAATAAAACAGAGCACTCATATGTACGTACTGGAGGCTTCAATAGAAATGCCACCCTTTCACTTTATATGAGGTGACAATGACATCATGCATTGAATCAAGTGGTGCCGTTGCTTCACTTTGGTTCTTGCATTGTGTGCAGTAGAAGTTGAGAAAAACGTAACTTATCAAGAGGCAGTGCAAGaatcagccaatcaaatcacgTTGAAGCAAATACAGGTCACAGGTACATGTGGGTGCACTATAACGCTACTGGTCAACACAACGCATGTTCAGGAGTTGTACATTTGTTGCCATGATTTTATTTGAGTACAATATGATATGGGTTTCACAACCTATTCCAAAAATATGAGGAGCTGTCTCGGCCAAAACTTAATACAAACTAATGTTGCATGTGCCTCAGCTGAGTCGTCATCACT contains:
- the LOC109628158 gene encoding mitogen-activated protein kinase kinase kinase 7-like isoform X2, whose protein sequence is MVEAPAVCLFEDIQYEDIQVEAAVGRGTFGVVYKAVWKGKDVAIKTIESDNERNAFLVELRQLSRVNHPNIVKLYGSCDNPVCLVMEYAECGSLYNVLHSADPQAQYTSSHAMSWCLQCAKGVAYLHAMKPKALIHRDLKPPNLLLVSRGTVLKICDFGTACDIQTYMTNNKGSAAWMAPEVFEGSNYSEKCDVFSWGIILWEVITRKKPFDEIGGSAFCIMWAVHRGTRPPLIKYLPEPIETLMTRCWDKEPSQRPSMEEVENTMSHLMKYFPGSDEPLQLPHQSSANRSSSATSSGSYADYTNSNRSDDNADYRNSEGREETLKSFEAKFPLQFKPLKTATLRTGLSKVSSVDSQPGRSQSPTYCSSPVTTTSQSELRMTFSPTATNGVDSSIPMAYLKLDYQLQPLAPCPNSKESMAVFEQHIRMAQEFLKVQSEISHLVQRKQELMSELELDQGEQHTSSGLIQEHRKLLEDNSHLSAYHQGLKSKLTLMKSQNQQHS
- the LOC109628158 gene encoding mitogen-activated protein kinase kinase kinase 7-like isoform X1: MVEAPAVCLFEDIQYEDIQVEAAVGRGTFGVVYKAVWKGKDVAIKTIESDNERNAFLVELRQLSRVNHPNIVKLYGSCDNPVCLVMEYAECGSLYNVLHSADPQAQYTSSHAMSWCLQCAKGVAYLHAMKPKALIHRDLKPPNLLLVSRGTVLKICDFGTACDIQTYMTNNKGSAAWMAPEVFEGSNYSEKCDVFSWGIILWEVITRKKPFDEIGGSAFCIMWAVHRGTRPPLIKYLPEPIETLMTRCWDKEPSQRPSMEEVENTMSHLMKYFPGSDEPLQLPHQSSANRSSSATSSAGSYADYTNSNRSDDNADYRNSEGREETLKSFEAKFPLQFKPLKTATLRTGLSKVSSVDSQPGRSQSPTYCSSPVTTTSQSELRMTFSPTATNGVDSSIPMAYLKLDYQLQPLAPCPNSKESMAVFEQHIRMAQEFLKVQSEISHLVQRKQELMSELELDQGEQHTSSGLIQEHRKLLEDNSHLSAYHQGLKSKLTLMKSQNQQHS